In one Bactrocera tryoni isolate S06 chromosome 5, CSIRO_BtryS06_freeze2, whole genome shotgun sequence genomic region, the following are encoded:
- the LOC120778002 gene encoding uncharacterized protein LOC120778002, producing MFGKIVTICMFLVLASTLVSSQSCGTCMDNFALCVNETSYQLCYEATTLGPSDEEIYTCPNNQYCTDSENICEANPDGVNIIAVCAGQEDSTACSSTCTGKTNGQLICLSSTQFGICRGTSTTTLVPTSPLSCPTDQVCSEELVSQLSLKKVCAPQAVLDYFELKSTCSNENAVTQATTTASTSPTTPVDTLSACETSGKTGSYFQIANPDDCQSYIYCQRDGTSYISMVLKCKAGLFYSVAQNKCISGVQCPQ from the exons ATAGTAACAATTTGTATGTTTTTGGTGTTGGCGTCAACATTAGTCTCGAGTCAGTCCTGTGGCACCTGTATGGATAATTTCGCATTATGTGTAAATGAGACCAGCTACCAACTATGCTATGAAGCGACAACAT TGGGACCGTCTGATGAAGAAATCTACACTTGCCCAAACAATCAATACTGCACGGATTCGGAAAATATATGTGAGGCGAACCCGGATGGTGTCAATATTATAGCGGTTTGTGCAGGTCAGGAAGATTCTACAGCATGTAGCAGTACATGTACTGGCAAGACAAATGGACAGCTCATTTGCTTAAGTTCAACGCAATTCGGCATATGTAGAGGTACGAGTACAACAACGTTGGTACCTACCAGTCCCCTCTCTTGTCCGACAGATCAAGTGTGTAGTGAGGAATTGGTTTCGCAATTAAGCTTGAAGAAAGTATGTGCGCCGCAAGCAGTGCTGGATTAC TTTGAATTAAAGTCCACATGTTCAAATGAAAATGCGGTAACTCAAGCCACCACTACAGCATCAACATCACCAACAACACCAGTGGATACATTAAGTGCATGTGAAACCTCGGGCAAAACCGGATCTTATTTCCAAATAGCAAACCCCGACGATTGCCAATC ATATATATATTGTCAACGTGACGGCACCTCCTACATATCAATGGTTCTGAAGTGTAAAGCCGGTCTGTTCTACAGCGTTGCGCAGAATAAATGCATTAGTGGTGTACAGTGCCCACAATGA
- the LOC120778003 gene encoding uncharacterized protein LOC120778003, with protein MQIKREVLQALFVLSISVWYVSGQACNVCQSNSAACINETSFYLCYGGTVPIKDQMFHCADGLICSNLPNICFQSNGASASCGDTSSCGLCNDNQVFACTSRNTFAFCFGATKPTDVTGSCPTGRICDASTQNICVTEVQSTSIICNLDSPVATNFADNATTFWN; from the exons atgcaaattaaacgCGAAGTTTTG CAAGCGCTTTTCGTCCTTTCAATAAGTGTCTGGTATGTGAGCGGCCAAGCCTGCAATGTCTGTCAGAGCAATAGCGCAGCATGCATTAATGAAACATCATTCTATCTATGCTATGGAG gtaccgTACCCATTAAGGATCAGATGTTTCATTGCGCTGATGGACTCATCTGCTCGAATTTACCTAATATTTGCTTTCAGAGCAATGGTGCCTCGGCAAGCTGCGGTGATACATCTAGTTGTGGTTTGTGCAATGATAATCAAGTATTCGCATGCACGAGTCGCAACacttttgcattttgttttggCGCAACAAAGCCCACTGATGTGACTGGCAGCTGTCCGACGGGGCGAATATGTGATGCATCGACGCAGAATATATGTGTTACAGAAGTGCAG aGCACgtcaattatttgtaatttggATAGTCCGGTAGCAACAAACTTCGCAGATAATGCAACAACATTTTGGAACTAA
- the LOC120777367 gene encoding nuclear valosin-containing protein-like isoform X2 has product MKKNKPLLHDPLIINRVKQYLEENVDKKFLDVSVMTRQLMERYPEYTRRKQAPFRALVEQAYRIVSHSYGLESQPSSGDDSDGSDLEVMDDSVSSNLMNNLMNNLYQKPKTNASKQTTTKQSAGEAIDISSDDDSADDTCANGKSSDGTQNATSTTKSFSGVILTKSNVPQESSSKGSSNSATTDSTSGVSVTLGAQKRHEFPESTEQQQQPHKKQRNDRATQPFDRRDNEQQQQHMRQQLQQQQMQRSNRLSGYQQSNDAASGAFPTTASSQINQLRQRKFKKEVVLRKSRETFQDIGGMEKTLKELCELLMHIKSPDIYFVLGLMPPRGLLLHGPPGCGKTLLAHAIAGQLNLPLIEVAATELIAGVSGESEERIRDVFEQATMYAPSVLFIDEIDAISSNRSMAQKDMERRIVSQLISSLDNLKLTEDGQSVLVIGATTRPDVLDPALRRVGRFDHEVAIGIPTRKDRKDILTIICYGLLIDSNCDFDKIAELTPGYVGADLLALVSRAATIAVKRKCSECIRAFQLESQRNITIVDLDDEADESTDASNKPAEQDKNRKDEASIDANAKADDEQKAEEAQTTAASSVAKADSENDEETAEGQTNGAETVEATTTEKKDAEAMDVDVEGEDAAKAESSNNATNVQIADSSVKSTEVVATTIDDTKTGESSKPSSNTTDAPNLSEPSLLELLNWLDNPPTDVTCASEFCITIEDFMEAVKVVQPSSKREGFITVPDVTWADVGSLQDIREELQLAVLAPVKFPEKLITLGLTAPSGVLLCGPPGCGKTLLAKAIANEAGINFISVKGPELMNMYVGESERAVRACFQRARNSAPCVIFFDEFDSLCPKRSDTNEGGSGTRVVNQLLTEMDGVEDRKGVYILAASNRPDIIDPAILRPGRLDTILYVGLPQKEERVAILEATTKQRTRPELADDVDFTAVAECTDGYTGADLAGLVRQSAMLALKESIHNPDSTDLRVRKSHFDLALKLIRPSVSAQDRKTYEKLRLKYAAPRSPTTTDDNAE; this is encoded by the exons atgaagaaaaataagccACTATTGCATGATCCTTTAATAATTAATCGTGTTAAGCAG tatTTAGAAGAAAACGTGGACAAAAAGTTTTTGGATGTAAGTGTAATGACAAGGCAGTTGATGGAGCGTTATCCCGAGTATACACGTCGCAAGCAAGCCCCCTTTCGTGCGCTTGTTGAGCAAG CTTATCGCATTGTTTCGCACAGTTATGGTTTGGAAAGTCAACCGTCAAGTGGAGATGATTCGGATGGTTCGGATTTGGAAGTTATGGAC GATTCGGTGTCTAGTAATCTGATGAACAATTTGATGAATAATCTTTATCAAAAACCAAAGACAAATGCATCgaaacaaacaacaactaaaCAATCTGCTGGTGAAGCGATTGATATCAGCAGTGATGATGATAGCGCGGATGATACTTGTGCAAATGGCAAATCTTCAGATGGTA CTCAGAATGCAACAAGTACAACAAAATCATTTTCCGGTGTTATACTCACTAAAAGCAATGTACCACAAGAGTCATCGTCCAAGGGCTCATCAAATTCAGCCACGACTGATTCCACAAGTGGCGTATCTGTCACGCTTGGTGCACAGAAGCGTCACGAATTTCCCGAATCGAcggagcaacaacaacagccacatAAAAAGC AGAGGAACGATAGAGCTACTCAACCGTTTGATAGGCGAGACaatgagcagcagcagcaacatatGCGTcagcaactgcaacaacaacaaatgcagcgTTCAAATCGTTTATCCGGTTATCAACAAAGTAATGATGCCGCTTCTGGGGCATTTCCAACAACAGCATCAAGTCAAATTAATCAACTGCGTCAACGCAAGTTCAAGAAAGAAGTTGTTTTGCGCAAGTCTCGCGAAACTTTCCAAGATATCGGTGGTATGGAAAAGACACTGAAAGAGCTTTGTGAACTTTTAATGCATATAAAGTCACCGgatatttatttcgttttggGCTTAATGCCACCACGTGGACTACTGTTACATGGGCCACCTGGATGTGGTAAAACCCTGCTGGCGCATGCAATTGCAGGT CAACTAAACTTGCCACTAATCGAAGTTGCGGCCACTGAGTTGATTGCCGGCGTCTCCGGTGAGTCGGAAGAACGTATACGGGACGTATTCGAGCAGGCGACCATGTATGCACCTAGCGTTTTGTTTATAGATGAAATCGATGCAATCTCCTCGAACCGCTCGATGGCGCAAAAAGATATGGAACGTCGCATTGTTTCGCAATTGATTAGCAGCTTGGACAATTTAAAGTTAACAGAAGACGGACAAAGCGTTTTGGTCATTGGCGCAACCACCCGACCAGATGTTTTGGATCCGGCTTTACGCCGCGTTGGACGTTTCGACCATGAGGTTGCTATAGGCATACCAACGCGCAAAGATCGCAAAGACATATTGACAATAATTTGCTATGGACTCTTGATTGATTCGAATTGTGATTTCGATAAAATAGCAGAGCTAACTCCGGGTTATGTGGGTGCTGATCTGTTGGCGCTTGTGTCGCGAGCTGCAACAATTGCAGTCAAGCGGAA GTGCTCAGAATGTATACGCGCTTTCCAGTTGGAATCACAACGCAACATAACCATAGTGGATTTGGACGATGAAGCTGATGAAAGCACCGATGCTAGTAACAAACCAGCTGAACAAGACAAAAATCGTAAAGATGAGGCATCAATTGACGCAAATGCGAAAGCAGATGACGAACAAAAAGCAGAAGAAGCACAAACTACCGCAGCCAGCAGCGTAGCAAAAGCGGATTCAGAAAATGATGAGGAAACAGCGGAAGGACAGACAAATGGCGCCGAAACAGTAGAAGCAACGACTACGGAAAAGAAAGACGCTGAGGCAATGGACGTGGATGTAGAGGGTGAGGATGCAGCCAAAGCCGAATCAAGCAACAATGCAACAAATGTACAAATTGCCGACAGTAGCGTAAAATCAACGGAAGTAGTCGCCACCACCATTGATGACACTAAAACGGGCGAGTCCAGCAAGCCCTCGTCGAACACAACAGATGCACCCAATCTATCGGAACCATCACTGTTGGAGCTACTTAATTGGCTCGACAATCCGCCAACGGATGTGACATGCGCATCGGAATTCTGCATCACCATAGAAGATTTCATGGAGGCGGTTAAAGTCGTGCAGCCGTCTTCGAAGCGCGAAGGCTTCATAACAGTACCAGATGTGACGTGGGCCGATGTCGGCTCATTGCAAGATATACGCGAAGAATTGCAATTGGCCGTCTTGGCGCCGGTGAAATTCCCGGAAAAATTGATCACACTCGGTTTGACTGCGCCGTCGGGCGTGCTTCTTTGTGGACCGCCGGGTTGCGGTAAAACCTTACTTGCCAAAGCCATTGCCAATGAGGCGGGCATTAATTTCATATCCGTGAAGGGACCGGAGCTAATGAATATG tatgtGGGCGAAAGTGAGCGTGCTGTGCGCGCTTGTTTCCAGCGTGCGCGTAACTCGGCACCCTGTGTCATCTTCTTCGACGAATTCGATTCGCTGTGCCCGAAGCGTTCCGACACAAATGAAGGCGGTTCCGGTACGCGAGTCGTCAACCAGTTGCTTACCGAAATGGATGGCGTCGAGGATCGTAAAGGAGTGTACATTTTGGCCGCCAGTAATCGGCCGGACATAATAGATCCGGCAATACTGCGTCCCGGACGTTTGGATACCATACTTTATGTAGGACTGCCGCAAAAGGAGGAGCGCGTCGCTATTCTAGAGGCTACCACGAAG CAACGCACTAGACCCGAATTGGCGGACGATGTCGACTTCACAGCCGTCGCGGAGTGCACGGACGGCTATACCGGCGCTGACTTGGCTGGTCTGGTGCGGCAATCTGCCATGTTGGCCTTGAAAGAGTCCATACATAATCCGGACTCGACGGATTTGCGCGTACGCAAGTCGCACTTTGATCTCGCCCTAAAACTCATACGACCTTCCGTTAGCGCGCAG GATCGTAAAACATACGAGAAATTGCGTTTGAAATATGCCGCGCCAAGAAGCCCCACAACAACAGACGATAATGCTGAATAA
- the LOC120777571 gene encoding carboxypeptidase B: MPVNLKKRSKKRTKKTISHVKFQKLIVPRPDVLHGYLRHEEINRYLEYLKNRYSFVQLHVLGLTHERRQLKAIEIDWNSEQNLEAVERERTRRMLYDKTAVTPPPQNVKTGVQGRNTIFIEAGTHAREWISVAVALNCIYQLTEKHLRNYELLRKLRFIIVPVTNPDGYEYTFVKNRRWRKNRRPIRHSRHIGTDCNRNYDFHWEDGPSKSGRNTFKGLKPFSEPETRAMRNILRKHKENLLFFLSLHSYAESIMYPWGYSKDLPETWQKLEKLALAGRNAIKAYNGRSYRVGSIAKLTKRRISGSIVDYVFGVINAPLALVMELPSQALGFQPPAESISPIGHESWFGIREMCKMAYDIEAPFLKLEATLLAKALTNARQPLHEADAASNRQPLYRALMPAIKTEQALKNTQVPVKG, encoded by the exons ATGCCAGTGAACTTGAAGAAGCGCAGCAAGAAACGCACCAAGAAGACCATTTCGCATGTGAAGTTCCAGAAACTGATTGTGCCCCGGCCGGATGTGCTGCACGGCTACCTGCGGCACGAGGAGATCAATCGCTATTTAGAATATCTGAAGAATCGCTACAGTTTCGTGCAACTGCATGTGCTCGGTCTGACACACGAGCGTCGTCAATTGAAGGCGATCGAAATCGATTGGAATAGTGAGCAGAACTTGGAAGCCGTCGAACGTGAACGTACGCGTCGCATGCTTTACGATAAAACCGCAGTGACGCCACCGCCACAAAATGTAAAGACCGGCGTACAGGGCCGCAATACGATCTTCATAGAAGCCGGCACGCATGCGCGCGAATGGATCAGCGTAGCGGTGGCCTTGAATTGCATCTACCAGCTAACGGAGAAGCATTTGCGCAATTATGAGTTACTGCGCAAGCTGCGCTTTATCATTGTGCCAGTCACAAATCCCGACGGTTATGAGTATACGTTCGTGAAGAATCGTCGTTGGCGCAAGAATCGTCGACCCATTCGTCATAGCCGTCACATTGGCACCGATTGTAATCGCAATTATGACTTTCACTGGGAAGATGGACCCTCGAAGAGCGGTCGCAATACGTTCAAGGGTCTGAAGCCATTCTCCGAGCCGGAGACACGCGCCATGCGTAATATTCTGCGCAAACATAAGGAGAATTTATTATTCTTTCTGTCGCTGCACTCGTATGCGGAGAGCATTATGTACCCCTGGGGATATAGCAA AGACCTACCCGAAACATGGCAGAAATTGGAAAAACTAGCGCTAGCCGGTCGCAATGCCATTAAGGCCTACAATGGCAGAAGTTATCGCGTCGGCAGCATAGCAAA ACTGACGAAACGACGCATATCTGGCTCAATTGTGGACTACGTTTTCGGTGTAATAAACGCGCCATTGGCGTTGGTTATGGAATTGCCTTCGCAAGCTTTGGGTTTTCAGCCGCCAGCGGAGTCAATTAGCCCGATTGGGCACGAGAGTTGGTTCGGCATACGAGAGATGTGCAAAATGGCGTATGACATAGAGGCGCCCTTTTTGAAATTGGAGGCGACGTTATTGGCGAAGGCGCTGACGAACGCTAGGCAACCGTTGCATGAAGCCGACGCAGCGTCGAATAGACAGCCACTCTACAGAGCGCTGATGCCCGCCATCAAAACCGAACAAGCGCTGAAGAACACGCAAGTGCCTGTAAAGGGTTGa
- the LOC120777367 gene encoding nuclear valosin-containing protein-like isoform X1, with product MKKNKPLLHDPLIINRVKQYLEENVDKKFLDVSVMTRQLMERYPEYTRRKQAPFRALVEQAYRIVSHSYGLESQPSSGDDSDGSDLEVMDDSVSSNLMNNLMNNLYQKPKTNASKQTTTKQSAGEAIDISSDDDSADDTCANGKSSDGIAQNATSTTKSFSGVILTKSNVPQESSSKGSSNSATTDSTSGVSVTLGAQKRHEFPESTEQQQQPHKKQRNDRATQPFDRRDNEQQQQHMRQQLQQQQMQRSNRLSGYQQSNDAASGAFPTTASSQINQLRQRKFKKEVVLRKSRETFQDIGGMEKTLKELCELLMHIKSPDIYFVLGLMPPRGLLLHGPPGCGKTLLAHAIAGQLNLPLIEVAATELIAGVSGESEERIRDVFEQATMYAPSVLFIDEIDAISSNRSMAQKDMERRIVSQLISSLDNLKLTEDGQSVLVIGATTRPDVLDPALRRVGRFDHEVAIGIPTRKDRKDILTIICYGLLIDSNCDFDKIAELTPGYVGADLLALVSRAATIAVKRKCSECIRAFQLESQRNITIVDLDDEADESTDASNKPAEQDKNRKDEASIDANAKADDEQKAEEAQTTAASSVAKADSENDEETAEGQTNGAETVEATTTEKKDAEAMDVDVEGEDAAKAESSNNATNVQIADSSVKSTEVVATTIDDTKTGESSKPSSNTTDAPNLSEPSLLELLNWLDNPPTDVTCASEFCITIEDFMEAVKVVQPSSKREGFITVPDVTWADVGSLQDIREELQLAVLAPVKFPEKLITLGLTAPSGVLLCGPPGCGKTLLAKAIANEAGINFISVKGPELMNMYVGESERAVRACFQRARNSAPCVIFFDEFDSLCPKRSDTNEGGSGTRVVNQLLTEMDGVEDRKGVYILAASNRPDIIDPAILRPGRLDTILYVGLPQKEERVAILEATTKQRTRPELADDVDFTAVAECTDGYTGADLAGLVRQSAMLALKESIHNPDSTDLRVRKSHFDLALKLIRPSVSAQDRKTYEKLRLKYAAPRSPTTTDDNAE from the exons atgaagaaaaataagccACTATTGCATGATCCTTTAATAATTAATCGTGTTAAGCAG tatTTAGAAGAAAACGTGGACAAAAAGTTTTTGGATGTAAGTGTAATGACAAGGCAGTTGATGGAGCGTTATCCCGAGTATACACGTCGCAAGCAAGCCCCCTTTCGTGCGCTTGTTGAGCAAG CTTATCGCATTGTTTCGCACAGTTATGGTTTGGAAAGTCAACCGTCAAGTGGAGATGATTCGGATGGTTCGGATTTGGAAGTTATGGAC GATTCGGTGTCTAGTAATCTGATGAACAATTTGATGAATAATCTTTATCAAAAACCAAAGACAAATGCATCgaaacaaacaacaactaaaCAATCTGCTGGTGAAGCGATTGATATCAGCAGTGATGATGATAGCGCGGATGATACTTGTGCAAATGGCAAATCTTCAGATGGTA TAGCTCAGAATGCAACAAGTACAACAAAATCATTTTCCGGTGTTATACTCACTAAAAGCAATGTACCACAAGAGTCATCGTCCAAGGGCTCATCAAATTCAGCCACGACTGATTCCACAAGTGGCGTATCTGTCACGCTTGGTGCACAGAAGCGTCACGAATTTCCCGAATCGAcggagcaacaacaacagccacatAAAAAGC AGAGGAACGATAGAGCTACTCAACCGTTTGATAGGCGAGACaatgagcagcagcagcaacatatGCGTcagcaactgcaacaacaacaaatgcagcgTTCAAATCGTTTATCCGGTTATCAACAAAGTAATGATGCCGCTTCTGGGGCATTTCCAACAACAGCATCAAGTCAAATTAATCAACTGCGTCAACGCAAGTTCAAGAAAGAAGTTGTTTTGCGCAAGTCTCGCGAAACTTTCCAAGATATCGGTGGTATGGAAAAGACACTGAAAGAGCTTTGTGAACTTTTAATGCATATAAAGTCACCGgatatttatttcgttttggGCTTAATGCCACCACGTGGACTACTGTTACATGGGCCACCTGGATGTGGTAAAACCCTGCTGGCGCATGCAATTGCAGGT CAACTAAACTTGCCACTAATCGAAGTTGCGGCCACTGAGTTGATTGCCGGCGTCTCCGGTGAGTCGGAAGAACGTATACGGGACGTATTCGAGCAGGCGACCATGTATGCACCTAGCGTTTTGTTTATAGATGAAATCGATGCAATCTCCTCGAACCGCTCGATGGCGCAAAAAGATATGGAACGTCGCATTGTTTCGCAATTGATTAGCAGCTTGGACAATTTAAAGTTAACAGAAGACGGACAAAGCGTTTTGGTCATTGGCGCAACCACCCGACCAGATGTTTTGGATCCGGCTTTACGCCGCGTTGGACGTTTCGACCATGAGGTTGCTATAGGCATACCAACGCGCAAAGATCGCAAAGACATATTGACAATAATTTGCTATGGACTCTTGATTGATTCGAATTGTGATTTCGATAAAATAGCAGAGCTAACTCCGGGTTATGTGGGTGCTGATCTGTTGGCGCTTGTGTCGCGAGCTGCAACAATTGCAGTCAAGCGGAA GTGCTCAGAATGTATACGCGCTTTCCAGTTGGAATCACAACGCAACATAACCATAGTGGATTTGGACGATGAAGCTGATGAAAGCACCGATGCTAGTAACAAACCAGCTGAACAAGACAAAAATCGTAAAGATGAGGCATCAATTGACGCAAATGCGAAAGCAGATGACGAACAAAAAGCAGAAGAAGCACAAACTACCGCAGCCAGCAGCGTAGCAAAAGCGGATTCAGAAAATGATGAGGAAACAGCGGAAGGACAGACAAATGGCGCCGAAACAGTAGAAGCAACGACTACGGAAAAGAAAGACGCTGAGGCAATGGACGTGGATGTAGAGGGTGAGGATGCAGCCAAAGCCGAATCAAGCAACAATGCAACAAATGTACAAATTGCCGACAGTAGCGTAAAATCAACGGAAGTAGTCGCCACCACCATTGATGACACTAAAACGGGCGAGTCCAGCAAGCCCTCGTCGAACACAACAGATGCACCCAATCTATCGGAACCATCACTGTTGGAGCTACTTAATTGGCTCGACAATCCGCCAACGGATGTGACATGCGCATCGGAATTCTGCATCACCATAGAAGATTTCATGGAGGCGGTTAAAGTCGTGCAGCCGTCTTCGAAGCGCGAAGGCTTCATAACAGTACCAGATGTGACGTGGGCCGATGTCGGCTCATTGCAAGATATACGCGAAGAATTGCAATTGGCCGTCTTGGCGCCGGTGAAATTCCCGGAAAAATTGATCACACTCGGTTTGACTGCGCCGTCGGGCGTGCTTCTTTGTGGACCGCCGGGTTGCGGTAAAACCTTACTTGCCAAAGCCATTGCCAATGAGGCGGGCATTAATTTCATATCCGTGAAGGGACCGGAGCTAATGAATATG tatgtGGGCGAAAGTGAGCGTGCTGTGCGCGCTTGTTTCCAGCGTGCGCGTAACTCGGCACCCTGTGTCATCTTCTTCGACGAATTCGATTCGCTGTGCCCGAAGCGTTCCGACACAAATGAAGGCGGTTCCGGTACGCGAGTCGTCAACCAGTTGCTTACCGAAATGGATGGCGTCGAGGATCGTAAAGGAGTGTACATTTTGGCCGCCAGTAATCGGCCGGACATAATAGATCCGGCAATACTGCGTCCCGGACGTTTGGATACCATACTTTATGTAGGACTGCCGCAAAAGGAGGAGCGCGTCGCTATTCTAGAGGCTACCACGAAG CAACGCACTAGACCCGAATTGGCGGACGATGTCGACTTCACAGCCGTCGCGGAGTGCACGGACGGCTATACCGGCGCTGACTTGGCTGGTCTGGTGCGGCAATCTGCCATGTTGGCCTTGAAAGAGTCCATACATAATCCGGACTCGACGGATTTGCGCGTACGCAAGTCGCACTTTGATCTCGCCCTAAAACTCATACGACCTTCCGTTAGCGCGCAG GATCGTAAAACATACGAGAAATTGCGTTTGAAATATGCCGCGCCAAGAAGCCCCACAACAACAGACGATAATGCTGAATAA
- the LOC120778001 gene encoding uncharacterized protein LOC120778001 has product MGGCRCSFRGCPVGTSQNPGMHFFHFPLKHRERYRRWLKLANTMHFLDFNKAYQKNRVICARHFRDECFKNYKRDGLNKGAEPTLMRLNDEMALDYSHEEENGGPELIKLPQCTLKHLIPPEGYVFAFSFHDNLVVSEYLKENNIVLGNTHEAKQLHIEKRQREEDHISFDNSTNAKKMKILNSTAINLLSKTSEIIPADTIINIKIDQNVSTLDIPLDTEVNFESEEAGEDISIEAEEEGEYDFIQIENYINENSVELESDNIFNQQKCDELSKELLDKDEKYVKKTEELLARIRELEKELGQSKDELKKKTTILSRTEIELDKASTAYQNLLENYEELENKYKNELEINKNTSIESRCLKQEKARLSEKCLEYEKQKQLKQKEAVTTSQASSSSIGKEIAIGNRRYTAGGHNNMQNTPSKAQLFNGIKKYISSSMLALLRMEMFGSADRNWKPDEQRVAMDLLQLGDEVYKYINDEWRFRLPALGEVRTWLADTTNSMDDEEDL; this is encoded by the coding sequence atggGAGGATGTCGTTGTTCGTTTCGCGGCTGCCCTGTGGGAACGTCTCAAAATCCCGGCATgcatttcttccattttccaCTAAAGCACAGAGAGCGCTACCGACGTTGGTTGAAGTTAGCCAACACAATGCACTTCCTCGACTTTAACAAGGCCTACCAAAAGAACCGCGTTATTTGTGCCAGACACTTTCGTGATGAATGCTTTAAGAACTATAAACGGGACGGCCTAAATAAGGGCGCTGAGCCAACACTAATGCGCTTAAATGACGAAATGGCTTTGGATTATTCGCACGAGGAGGAGAATGGTGGACCCGAATTGATCAAATTACCACAGTGTACACTAAAGCATTTAATTCCACCGGAAGGGTATGTGTTTGCCTTCTCCTTTCATGACAATTTGGTTGTAAGTGAATACTTAAAGGAAAACAATATTGTACTAGGGAATACTCATGAAGCTAAGCAATTACATATTGAAAAGAGGCAAAGAGAAGAAGATCATATAAGCTTTGATAACTCCACTAAcgcgaaaaaaatgaaaattttaaactcaacCGCCATCAATTTACTTTCCAAAACCAGTGAAATAATACCAGCTGATacaattattaacataaaaatcGATCAGAATGTCTCAACGTTGGATATACCACTGGATACCGAAGTAAATTTCGAATCTGAAGAGGCGGGCGAGGATATATCAatagaagcagaagaagaagggGAATATGATTTCATCCagattgaaaattatataaatgagAATTCAGTTGAACTGGAAAGTGATAATATATTCAACCAGCAAAAATGTGATGAACTCTCTAAAGAGCTACTAGATAAAGATGAGAAATATGTTAAGAAAACAGAGGAATTGTTAGCACGAATTCGGGAGCTGGAGAAAGAGCTCGGGCAATCAAAAGATGAGTTaaagaagaaaacaacaattttaagtAGAACAGAAATTGAGCTAGACAAAGCCAGCACCGCATACCAAAATCTGTTGGAAAACTATGAagaattggaaaataaatacaaaaatgagttaGAAATCAACAAAAATACTTCGATTGAAAGCCGATGCCTGAAGCAAGAAAAAGCCCGTTTAAGTGAAAAATGCTTGGAATACGAAAAACAAAAGCAGCTAAAACAAAAGGAAGCAGTAACTACTAGTCAGGCATCGTCGTCGTCAATCGGCAAAGAGATCGCCATTGGTAATCGACGTTACACTGCAGGAGGACACAATAATATGCAAAACACGCCGTCAAAGGCACAACTATTTAAcggtattaaaaaatacatatcatCATCTATGCTTGCATTGCTACGCATGGAGATGTTCGGCAGTGCGGATCGCAATTGGAAACCCGACGAGCAACGTGTGGCCATGGACTTGTTGCAGCTTGGcgatgaagtgtataaatacataaatgatgAGTGGCGTTTTCGCTTACCCGCCTTAGGTGAAGTCAGAACATGGCTGGCAGACACTACGAATTCAATGGATGATGAAGAGGatctataa